Part of the uncultured Anaeromusa sp. genome is shown below.
ATCCAATTCCAGATACGGATTCCAGGCCACTTCCCACAAATGGCCGTCCGGATCGGCAAAATAGCCGCTATAGCCGCCCCAAGACACTTTCTGAGGGGCTTTAACCAAGACAGCTCCGGCAGCCCGAGCTTCTTTCAACACCGCATCTACTTCTTTTTCGCTTTTCGCGTTATAAGCCAGAGTCAAGCCGGAAAAACCGGTCCCCGCCGCAGCGATAGTCGCGTCGGCTGCCAATTCTTCCCGCGAATACAAGGCCAGCGCCACGCCGCCTAAATCAAAAAAAGCGATGCTCTCTTGGCTCGCCGAAGAGGGCTTCCAGCCCAAGCCATTTTGGTAAAATTCCCGAGATCTCGCTAAGTCACGCACTCCCAAAGTCACTACATTTAACTTTTGCCGCATCGATTACCGGCTCCTCTCATTATGATCGTTTATATTCATAACCATTGTTCTATTTGTGCAGTTTCTACAACATGGCAGTACTCTCCCTCTAAGTTGGCCAAGGACATGGCATGCACTTCTTCCGCGGTTCGTACTCTCCCGCTATAATCAGCCTTAGCAAAAGTAAAACAGGCATCTTCCGCTAAAAACACTTCAAAACCCAAATTTCCGGCCATACGCACGGTCGTTTCTACGGAATTATTTGTGATTACCCCAAACACTACTAATTGGCTCACTTCCTTTGCTCGCAAATATGACTCCAGCTTTGTACCAATAAAAGCACTGTTTACATCTTTGCAAAAAATAGTTTCTCCCTCCAAGGGGGATACACACGCTTTACTTTCACAACCTGGTTGTCCAGGATAATAGGTTGAGCCTGCTTCTGTTGACCAATGGTGCACATGAATCACCCTGCGTCTTGCCTGTCTCCAGGCCCGCAACAGTTGTTCCATCTTTACTTCCGCTTTCGGATGGTTTCTTACCCCCCAGCGACTCCACGTCGGATCATCAATCGCATTTTGCACGTCAATAATCAACAAAGTTGCCGATGGCAACAGCATCCCGTTCATACTTCCCCTGCTTTCTTAGCTTCATTTCCAGTATTCATTTTACCATGCTCCATCATCTTACAGGACCGTTCTTTGCATTTATCCTAAAAATCCCGGCAAGCACCAACGCTTACCGGGATTTTCTTTAAAATATAACTATTAAATTTACAAACATCCCCACAAATCGTTACATATTGTTGACATTTTGCACCAACTTTTCAATAGCCGCCACCTGCTCAGGCTGCAAAGCCAAAGACGGTTCCTGCGTGACCGTCTCGATATTTATGCCTTGAGAGGCTACGCCGCCTTTAATAGCCGCTATAAAGGGGGACGACAAATCGTACAGGTTCATCAGCACGGAAATTTTAGCCTGCCCTGCGGCCACACCGGCAAAATCCTGCTTTTCATACGCCGCCAGCAAATCCCGGAACACGCCGGGGATGACGTTGGTCAGGCCGCCAATGACGCCGTCGCCGCCTGCGAGCAAATTGGGCACCATGTATTCGTCATAACCGGACATAACGCAAAAATCCGGGCGCTCTTTTTTGACGAGCTGAATGAGCTTGCGCGTATGGCTGATACCGTCAACCGTGTCCTTAATCCCGATAATATGAGGAAATTCCTTCGCCAGACGCAGCACCAGCTGCGGATCGAGGTTCACCGACGTC
Proteins encoded:
- a CDS encoding VOC family protein is translated as MRQKLNVVTLGVRDLARSREFYQNGLGWKPSSASQESIAFFDLGGVALALYSREELAADATIAAAGTGFSGLTLAYNAKSEKEVDAVLKEARAAGAVLVKAPQKVSWGGYSGYFADPDGHLWEVAWNPYLELDKKDALVLP
- a CDS encoding dihydrodipicolinate synthase family protein, which produces MFKGAITPVITVFNKQGKIDAAGNTQHINRLIDEGINGLLFLGSIGEFFALTMDEKKEFIDLVVQVTDKRVPVLIGTGGTILAEVIELTNYAQQAGADAVVVISPYYFQLGNEVLYRYYAELAKNTTMPIMIYNFPDRTSVNLDPQLVLRLAKEFPHIIGIKDTVDGISHTRKLIQLVKKERPDFCVMSGYDEYMVPNLLAGGDGVIGGLTNVIPGVFRDLLAAYEKQDFAGVAAGQAKISVLMNLYDLSSPFIAAIKGGVASQGINIETVTQEPSLALQPEQVAAIEKLVQNVNNM
- a CDS encoding cysteine hydrolase family protein, with the protein product MNGMLLPSATLLIIDVQNAIDDPTWSRWGVRNHPKAEVKMEQLLRAWRQARRRVIHVHHWSTEAGSTYYPGQPGCESKACVSPLEGETIFCKDVNSAFIGTKLESYLRAKEVSQLVVFGVITNNSVETTVRMAGNLGFEVFLAEDACFTFAKADYSGRVRTAEEVHAMSLANLEGEYCHVVETAQIEQWL